In Rhodanobacter humi, the following are encoded in one genomic region:
- the waaA gene encoding lipid IV(A) 3-deoxy-D-manno-octulosonic acid transferase, which translates to MYLVTPLIVLRLALRGFRSRPYYWRWAERFGFFKAPPELRGSLWVHAVSVGEVNAAEPLIKALRRDYPDAPLVVTTVTPTGTARVQQLFGDGVFHVYLPYDLPYAVNRFLRGVRPRLALIVETEIWPNLYFACRRRGVPLMIVNARLSERSLRGYRPRPLRGMVRAALGCVDLVVAQSRADAARYRLIGAAAERVMVGGNLKYDMPVPQEALADGARLREHWGARRPVWIAASTHEGEEQSVLEAHLAVLKRLPDALLLIAPRHPERFRPVEHAVRSLGFAAGSYGADGMPAPSNQVFVIDAMGQLMPFYAAAGLAFVGGSLVPIGGHNVLEPAALGTPVLVGPYTFNFEEITTSLIEDGGALRVPDSSALGEAVLRLLRDDAQRRAMGQAAQQVFERERGAVGRLMRLIAAQLRE; encoded by the coding sequence TGCGGCTGGCGTTGCGCGGTTTCCGCTCGCGGCCGTACTACTGGCGCTGGGCCGAGCGCTTCGGCTTCTTCAAGGCGCCGCCGGAACTGCGCGGCAGCCTGTGGGTGCATGCGGTGTCGGTGGGCGAGGTGAACGCGGCCGAGCCGCTGATCAAGGCGCTCCGGCGCGACTACCCCGACGCGCCGCTGGTGGTGACCACGGTGACACCCACCGGCACCGCGCGCGTGCAGCAGCTGTTCGGCGACGGCGTGTTCCACGTCTACCTGCCCTACGATCTGCCGTATGCGGTGAACCGTTTCCTCCGGGGCGTGCGCCCACGGCTGGCGCTGATCGTGGAAACCGAGATCTGGCCGAACCTGTACTTCGCCTGCCGGCGCCGCGGCGTCCCGCTGATGATCGTCAACGCGCGCTTGTCCGAGCGCTCGCTGCGCGGTTACCGGCCGCGGCCCTTGCGCGGCATGGTGCGCGCGGCGCTGGGCTGCGTGGATCTGGTGGTCGCGCAATCCCGCGCGGACGCCGCGCGCTACCGCCTGATCGGTGCGGCGGCCGAGCGCGTCATGGTCGGTGGCAACCTGAAGTACGACATGCCGGTGCCGCAGGAGGCGCTGGCGGACGGCGCGCGCCTGCGCGAGCACTGGGGCGCGCGGCGACCGGTGTGGATCGCCGCCAGCACCCACGAGGGCGAGGAGCAGTCCGTGCTGGAGGCGCACCTCGCGGTGCTGAAGCGGCTGCCCGACGCGCTGCTGCTGATCGCGCCGCGCCACCCCGAGCGCTTCCGTCCGGTGGAACATGCCGTGCGCAGCCTGGGATTCGCCGCCGGCAGCTATGGCGCCGACGGCATGCCGGCGCCGTCGAACCAGGTGTTCGTGATCGATGCGATGGGCCAGCTGATGCCGTTCTATGCGGCCGCGGGGCTGGCCTTCGTGGGCGGCAGCCTGGTGCCGATCGGCGGCCACAACGTGCTGGAGCCGGCCGCGCTGGGCACGCCGGTGCTGGTGGGGCCGTACACCTTCAACTTCGAGGAGATCACCACCAGCCTGATCGAGGATGGCGGCGCGCTGCGCGTGCCGGACAGCAGCGCGCTGGGCGAGGCGGTGCTGCGCCTGCTGCGCGACGACGCGCAACGGCGCGCGATGGGCCAGGCCGCACAGCAGGTGTTCGAGCGCGAGCGCGGCGCGGTGGGGCGGTTGATGCGGCTGATAGCCGCGCAACTGCGGGAATGA